Proteins encoded within one genomic window of Candidatus Woesearchaeota archaeon:
- a CDS encoding right-handed parallel beta-helix repeat-containing protein has translation MILIRPLFVLLFGILIALAMFSPLFSSPTGMGFGIMPVTEDSTDDIAVSDDLFLNSTGENNTEPDRPDGSDVDMAAKLSDDDLTDEELGGQETGVEQEEVSSLTFVHQGFGVMDLPTHSAPLLKSQYSTNHTDEYLICYNQSTDDSDGNNVTNIYNFMLHDKSLFSLIMPFDTNSTTNTRDYSPYGNDGTLGSGSNAPEWIEAGFVGGAYRFDGNDYINLTGSIPALEGESFTIEVWVNGSDWNCPTSWCPIVTQIGPGYEGYSLYIYFDGSHGYPSFFAYDGVDSASISSSISIATGGWHHLAALGDGSNITLFVDGQLEASDVYPGSGWSATPSIGYDPVSPEYFRGSIDEVRVWDRPLSSEQISENYNSGSGRFDRIVAEETEVGDIWTCNVTPNDDTGDGTTLTSNSVTITQIPCLNISGDDIIIARSSTLCSAEYHIDDSDSNGAVHVGADNIEIDCNGSRLIGSDSGLGFNISDFENVTIRDCIIANYSWDIFSENSSNLVIMHSRLNGSVFVNWTEGSTLDLINTSSKTNSVNGNAVLNKTWYYQTYVSHYGTPLPGASANISDIDSVMIASDITDITGYTAARTLSEYVQDSVSIKYYSNYSVNISFGENLVLGDEFNMTHNHVHSVDIPCIYPFDGLIINSDTLLCSGSYDLADTGNNGLVIMNRSNIILDCNGSSFRGTDSGYAIYSYRKNSTVIRNCILRDYDYGVYINGGSGIKIENMTSYDNYYYGYYLNNLQNISVSDSIASGNRVWGFRFNNIDDGVFTNLNATGSNVFGFSFEQCDNNLISHCKAYDNDNSGFHIWYSNNNNITNCRSFGNIDGQQFDLSYSSNNTLSYSTAVGNGGLFSSGVYINTPNFGPHGGNTVYRCNISNAARGIVLANNIIDNKIISCNVFGNSRHGIEISRTNHTQIINASSYGNGMNGLYSSGYNLTVIDSGFRDNSDNGMYFANADQGHISNSDACSNLDDGIRVYRSKNMTFTDVTTDNNNNGFYVMDLSADINITNSSISNNTLYGIWFRNSSDNNIYSNHFINNTIQASSDNITNRFYENSTGTPRGNYWDDIFENDILISDMDHDGFGDSGDEYPYNGTNRGEVSGLVNDYGPMIGVSSYCGDNVCDPDESCSSCPEDCGKCPTGGSPIVLKGPGTYFPWCGDNICNDGETCAICPQDCGNCNDGDGGGGYIEICGNNLCGNSEHCGNCPADCGECILPKIRIISPEKAFVKDVFEIRVVDMSDMPVPYAEVTAVYESGASERFTVNNNGIYYFEAKESGLVLFNAFKTGYQAAKMDIGIEDIQKPVIIPPTFYEKVSAINWWFLILVVFLIVGNISYYIYSYRQRATDEIERIEKKLEELSRE, from the coding sequence TTGATACTTATCAGGCCATTGTTTGTCTTATTGTTCGGGATTCTCATAGCATTGGCCATGTTCTCGCCTCTGTTCAGCAGTCCGACTGGCATGGGTTTTGGGATTATGCCTGTAACTGAGGATTCAACAGATGATATTGCAGTTTCAGATGATTTATTCTTGAACAGCACAGGAGAAAACAACACAGAACCTGATAGGCCAGATGGATCCGATGTGGATATGGCAGCAAAGCTGTCAGATGATGATCTGACAGATGAAGAACTTGGAGGACAAGAGACTGGAGTTGAGCAGGAAGAAGTATCATCCCTCACTTTTGTTCATCAAGGGTTCGGTGTCATGGATCTTCCCACACATTCTGCACCTTTGCTAAAATCCCAGTACAGCACAAACCATACTGACGAATACCTGATATGCTACAATCAGTCGACAGATGATTCTGACGGGAACAATGTAACAAATATCTATAATTTTATGCTTCATGACAAAAGCCTCTTCTCATTGATCATGCCTTTTGACACTAATTCCACTACTAACACAAGAGATTATTCCCCTTATGGGAATGATGGAACATTAGGCTCAGGCAGCAATGCTCCTGAATGGATTGAAGCTGGTTTTGTTGGCGGAGCTTACAGGTTTGATGGCAATGATTATATCAATCTTACAGGCTCTATTCCGGCTCTTGAAGGTGAGAGCTTCACTATCGAGGTTTGGGTGAATGGGAGTGATTGGAATTGCCCGACGAGCTGGTGTCCGATTGTCACCCAGATAGGCCCGGGTTATGAAGGGTACTCATTATACATTTATTTTGATGGATCACATGGATATCCATCATTCTTTGCATATGACGGGGTGGACTCTGCATCAATCAGTTCCTCTATATCTATCGCGACAGGTGGCTGGCACCATCTGGCTGCTTTGGGAGACGGATCCAATATCACTCTTTTTGTGGATGGACAGCTGGAAGCATCCGATGTCTATCCGGGTTCAGGCTGGTCAGCCACGCCATCAATAGGTTATGATCCGGTGTCTCCAGAGTATTTTAGGGGATCGATCGATGAGGTCAGGGTATGGGACCGCCCCCTGAGCAGTGAGCAGATTTCTGAGAATTACAATAGCGGCTCTGGCAGGTTTGACAGGATAGTTGCAGAAGAGACTGAAGTGGGAGATATCTGGACATGCAATGTCACGCCGAATGATGATACTGGTGACGGCACGACTCTCACGAGCAATTCAGTGACCATAACACAGATCCCTTGCTTGAATATAAGCGGGGATGATATCATAATAGCAAGAAGCAGTACCCTCTGCAGCGCTGAATATCATATCGATGATTCGGACAGCAATGGGGCCGTGCATGTTGGCGCAGACAATATTGAGATTGACTGCAATGGTTCGAGACTGATTGGGAGCGATTCAGGATTGGGTTTCAACATATCTGATTTCGAGAATGTGACAATTAGGGATTGCATCATTGCAAACTATTCATGGGATATCTTCTCAGAGAATTCGAGCAATCTTGTTATTATGCATTCAAGGCTTAATGGATCGGTCTTTGTCAACTGGACTGAGGGCTCGACATTGGATCTTATCAACACATCGTCAAAGACAAATAGTGTGAACGGAAACGCTGTGCTCAATAAGACCTGGTACTACCAGACATATGTGTCCCATTATGGAACTCCCCTACCAGGAGCCTCGGCAAATATCAGTGATATAGATAGTGTCATGATAGCCTCTGACATCACAGACATCACTGGTTACACCGCTGCAAGGACTCTGAGTGAATATGTGCAGGATTCTGTCTCCATAAAATATTACAGCAATTATTCGGTGAATATCAGTTTTGGAGAGAATCTTGTCCTGGGTGATGAATTCAACATGACACATAATCACGTGCATTCTGTCGATATCCCGTGTATTTATCCTTTTGATGGGCTGATAATCAATTCAGATACATTGCTTTGTTCCGGATCATATGACCTCGCTGATACAGGGAACAATGGTTTGGTAATAATGAACAGGAGTAATATCATATTGGACTGCAATGGCTCCTCTTTCAGGGGTACAGATTCAGGTTATGCGATATATTCTTACAGGAAAAACAGCACTGTCATCAGGAACTGCATCCTGAGGGATTATGATTATGGGGTCTATATCAATGGAGGATCCGGGATAAAAATTGAGAACATGACTTCTTATGATAATTACTATTATGGTTATTACCTGAATAATTTGCAGAACATCTCAGTGAGTGATTCGATCGCTTCAGGCAACAGGGTCTGGGGATTCAGGTTTAATAATATCGATGATGGTGTTTTCACTAATCTCAATGCGACTGGAAGCAATGTCTTTGGATTTAGTTTTGAACAGTGTGATAATAATCTTATAAGTCACTGCAAAGCATATGATAATGACAATAGCGGTTTCCATATTTGGTATAGCAATAATAACAATATCACGAATTGCAGGTCATTTGGCAATATTGATGGCCAACAATTTGATCTCTCCTATTCTTCAAACAATACATTATCATATTCCACTGCAGTTGGTAATGGGGGGTTGTTCTCTTCAGGTGTATATATAAACACCCCGAATTTCGGTCCGCATGGAGGCAATACTGTTTACAGATGCAATATCAGTAATGCAGCCAGGGGCATTGTTCTTGCCAATAATATCATCGACAATAAGATCATCAGCTGTAATGTTTTTGGTAATAGTCGTCATGGGATTGAGATAAGCAGGACAAACCATACGCAGATAATAAATGCATCTTCTTATGGGAATGGGATGAATGGCCTTTATTCTTCAGGATATAATCTGACCGTGATAGATTCTGGATTCAGGGACAACAGTGATAATGGGATGTATTTCGCAAATGCTGATCAGGGCCATATCTCCAATTCGGATGCATGCAGCAATCTTGACGATGGTATCCGGGTATACAGGTCAAAAAATATGACATTCACAGATGTCACAACCGATAATAACAATAATGGATTTTATGTCATGGATTTATCTGCTGATATCAATATAACGAATTCCTCAATCAGCAATAATACACTGTATGGGATCTGGTTCCGGAATAGTTCAGACAATAATATCTATTCCAATCATTTCATAAACAACACAATACAGGCATCATCAGACAACATCACAAACCGATTTTATGAGAACTCCACAGGAACCCCGAGAGGCAACTATTGGGATGACATATTCGAGAATGATATTCTCATATCAGATATGGACCATGATGGCTTCGGTGATTCAGGCGATGAGTATCCTTATAATGGGACAAACAGGGGTGAGGTTTCAGGATTGGTCAATGATTATGGTCCGATGATTGGGGTGAGCAGCTACTGCGGGGACAATGTATGTGATCCTGATGAATCCTGCAGCTCCTGCCCTGAAGACTGCGGGAAATGCCCTACAGGAGGCTCTCCGATCGTCCTCAAAGGTCCGGGCACTTATTTTCCATGGTGCGGCGATAATATCTGTAATGATGGTGAGACATGTGCCATCTGCCCGCAGGACTGCGGCAATTGCAATGATGGTGATGGGGGAGGAGGTTATATAGAGATATGCGGGAATAACCTATGCGGCAACAGCGAGCACTGCGGTAATTGCCCGGCGGATTGCGGAGAATGCATCCTTCCCAAGATCAGGATAATATCTCCGGAAAAGGCCTTTGTTAAGGATGTCTTTGAGATAAGAGTGGTGGACATGTCAGACATGCCGGTGCCTTATGCTGAGGTGACTGCTGTGTATGAATCAGGTGCAAGCGAAAGATTCACAGTGAACAATAATGGCATCTATTATTTTGAGGCAAAGGAATCAGGCCTGGTCCTTTTCAATGCATTCAAGACAGGATATCAGGCTGCAAAGATGGACATAGGCATAGAGGATATCCAGAAACCTGTGATTATCCCTCCTACATTCTACGAGAAGGTATCAGCCATAAATTGGTGGTTCCTTATCCTTGTAGTGTTTCTGATTGTCGGGAATATCAGCTATTACATATACAGCTACAGGCAGAGAGCCACAGATGAGATAGAAAGGATTGAGAAAAAACTTGAGGAGCTGAGCAGGGAATGA